A region from the Branchiostoma floridae strain S238N-H82 chromosome 9, Bfl_VNyyK, whole genome shotgun sequence genome encodes:
- the LOC118423629 gene encoding E3 ubiquitin-protein ligase RLIM-like isoform X2: MVTQEEHLQSLDTDRREELEQLRREAEYLMYIGGLPEEDFLLLRQQGMLGDRRNTTPEDLEARRLQLRTTNLPAANQSPGNHSAANQHAPNHPAANQHTPAQPAANQHIATQPATNQHAATQQAPVNRMQLRPRQTTQQSSPREGGHSSGRDSGRQQRLTGLRGAAARRRNNRPASARPSNNTSDTGNDASEEASTSSTTSATAGTRRGRGRRRRPNSATVSTATQSGRTTARAPRRTTASASRRSSSQPSRGAGSVNRPRRRLTGRRRGRPREGSGASAFQQQLDMLAYQLFLRSFLEEEDAMNGSDSDSSDFSDSWDEDYDSWEDFLEDELSDDESSDSWDGFLEVMGMFSPRDAEMWGDVEVEEDEAPRGLTKDEIAQLPSRKFTRQDAQRLASEGNENSCTICMVEYKTGNKLRRMPCAHEFHSKCVDRWLKQNGSCPVCRQQVEISVNPQTAEGQQTN, from the exons ATGGTGACTCAGGAGGAACACCTGCAGTCCCTGGACACGGATAGGAGGGAGGAGCTGGAACAACTACGCAG GGAGGCGGAATATCTCATGTACATCGGAGGGTTGCCTGAAGAGGACTTTCTACTCCTGAGACAGCAAGGCATGCTGGGAGACCGGCGGAACACAACCCCAGAAGATCTAGAAGCCAGAAGGCTGCAACTCAGGACCACCAACCTGCCTGCTGCCAATCAATCACCAGGCAATCACtcagcagccaatcagcatgCACCTAATCATccagcagccaatcagcacaCACCTGCTCAAccagcagccaatcagcacaTAGCCACTCAACCAGCAACTAATCAGCATGCAG CTACCCAGCAAGCTCCAGTCAATAGAATGCAGTTGAGACCCAGACAGACTACCCAACAGTCATCCCCGAGGGAGGGCGGCCACAGTAGCGGTCGGGACAGCGGGCGACAACAGAGACTGACGGGACTGAGGGGGGCGGCAGCGCGCAGACGGAACAACCGACCAGCTTCAGCTAGACCCAGCAATAACACCAGtgatacag GTAATGATGCGTCAGAGGAAGCATCCACCAGCAGCACAACCAGCGCCACCGCGGGAACTCGTCGTGGGCGCGGCCGGAGAAGACGGCCCAACTCCGCCACGGTCAGCACCGCCACTCAGTCCGGTCGTACAACCGCACGGGCTCCACGCCGAACAACCGCCTCCGCAAGTCGGCGGTCAAGCTCCCAGCCCAGCCGAGGAGCCGGGTCCGTAAACCGCCCCAGACGCCGCCTCACGGGCCGCCGGCGGGGGAGACCGCGGGAAGGCTCGGGAGCGTCCGCCTTCCAACAGCAGCTGGACATGCTGGCGTATCAGCTGTTTCTGCGGTCGTTTCTCGAAGAAGAGGACGCCATGAACGGCTCGGACTCTGACTCCTCGGACTTTAGCGACTCCTGGGATGAGGACTATGACTCATGGGAAGACTTTTTAGAAGACGAGCTCTCAGATGATGAGTCGAGTGACTCTTGGGACGGGTTTCTAGAAGTGATGGGGATGTTTTCTCCCCGTGACGCGGAAATGTGGGGTGATGTAGAGGTTGAAGAGGATGAGGCACCGCGTGGACTGACCAAAGACGAGATCGCCCAGCTACCGAGTCGGAAGTTCACGCGACAGGACGCGCAGCGCCTAGCCAGCGAGGGGAACGAAAACTCCTGTACAATCTGTATGGTAGAGTACAAGACGGGAAACAAACTCCGGAGGATGCCGTGTGCTCACGAGTTCCACTCTAAGTGCGTGGATAGATGGTTAAAACAGAACGGTTCGTGCCCGGTGTGCAGGCAACAAGTGGAGATCAGTGTTAACCCCCAGACTGCCGAGGGCCAGCAAACCAACTGA
- the LOC118423629 gene encoding E3 ubiquitin-protein ligase RLIM-like isoform X3, with amino-acid sequence MVTQEEHLQSLDTDRREELEQLRREAEYLMYIGGLPEEDFLLLRQQGMLGDRRNTTPEDLEARRLQLRTTNLPAANQSPGNHSAANQHAPNHPAANQHTPAQPAANQHIATQPATNQHAATQQAPVNRMQLRPRQTTQQSSPREGGHSSGRDSGRQQRLTGLRGAAARRRNNRPASARPSNNTSDTGNDASEEASTSSTTSATAGTRRGRGRRRRPNSATVSTATQSGRTTARAPRRTTASASRRSSSQPSRGAGSVNRPRRRLTGRRRGRPREGSGASAFQQQLDMLAYQLFLRSFLEEEDAMNGSDSDSSDFSDSWDEDYDSWEDFLEDELSDDESSDSWDGFLEVMGMFSPRDAEMWGDVEVEEDEAPRGLTKDEIAQLPSRKFTRQDAQRLASEGNENSCTICMVEYKTGNKLRRMPCAHEFHSKCVDRWLKQNGSCPVCRQQVEISVNPQTAEGQQTN; translated from the exons ATGGTGACTCAGGAGGAACACCTGCAGTCCCTGGACACGGACAGGAGGGAGGAGCTGGAACAACTacgcag GGAGGCGGAATATCTCATGTACATCGGAGGGTTGCCTGAAGAGGACTTTCTACTCCTGAGACAGCAAGGCATGCTGGGAGACCGGCGGAACACAACCCCAGAAGATCTAGAAGCCAGAAGGCTGCAACTCAGGACCACCAACCTGCCTGCTGCCAATCAATCACCAGGCAATCACtcagcagccaatcagcatgCACCTAATCATccagcagccaatcagcacaCACCTGCTCAAccagcagccaatcagcacaTAGCCACTCAACCAGCAACTAATCAGCATGCAG CTACCCAGCAAGCTCCAGTCAATAGAATGCAGTTGAGACCCAGACAGACTACCCAACAGTCATCCCCGAGGGAGGGCGGCCACAGTAGCGGTCGGGACAGCGGGCGACAACAGAGACTGACGGGACTGAGGGGGGCGGCAGCGCGCAGACGGAACAACCGACCAGCTTCAGCTAGACCCAGCAATAACACCAGtgatacag GTAATGATGCGTCAGAGGAAGCATCCACCAGCAGCACAACCAGCGCCACCGCGGGAACTCGTCGTGGGCGCGGCCGGAGAAGACGGCCCAACTCCGCCACGGTCAGCACCGCCACTCAGTCCGGTCGTACAACCGCACGGGCTCCACGCCGAACAACCGCCTCCGCAAGTCGGCGGTCAAGCTCCCAGCCCAGCCGAGGAGCCGGGTCCGTAAACCGCCCCAGACGCCGCCTCACGGGCCGCCGGCGGGGGAGACCGCGGGAAGGCTCGGGAGCGTCCGCCTTCCAACAGCAGCTGGACATGCTGGCGTATCAGCTGTTTCTGCGGTCGTTTCTCGAAGAAGAGGACGCCATGAACGGCTCGGACTCTGACTCCTCGGACTTTAGCGACTCCTGGGATGAGGACTATGACTCATGGGAAGACTTTTTAGAAGACGAGCTCTCAGATGATGAGTCGAGTGACTCTTGGGACGGGTTTCTAGAAGTGATGGGGATGTTTTCTCCCCGTGACGCGGAAATGTGGGGTGATGTAGAGGTTGAAGAGGATGAGGCACCGCGTGGACTGACCAAAGACGAGATCGCCCAGCTACCGAGTCGGAAGTTCACGCGACAGGACGCGCAGCGCCTAGCCAGCGAGGGGAACGAAAACTCCTGTACAATCTGTATGGTAGAGTACAAGACGGGAAACAAACTCCGGAGGATGCCGTGTGCTCACGAGTTCCACTCTAAGTGCGTGGATAGATGGTTAAAACAGAACGGTTCGTGCCCGGTGTGCAGGCAACAAGTGGAGATCAGTGTTAACCCCCAGACTGCCGAGGGCCAGCAAACCAACTGA
- the LOC118423629 gene encoding E3 ubiquitin-protein ligase RLIM-like isoform X1, with the protein MSGRGRRHQGRDNPLEFVQQWRERSRQELVTLSDGRMVTQEEHLQSLDTDRREELEQLRREAEYLMYIGGLPEEDFLLLRQQGMLGDRRNTTPEDLEARRLQLRTTNLPAANQSPGNHSAANQHAPNHPAANQHTPAQPAANQHIATQPATNQHAATQQAPVNRMQLRPRQTTQQSSPREGGHSSGRDSGRQQRLTGLRGAAARRRNNRPASARPSNNTSDTGNDASEEASTSSTTSATAGTRRGRGRRRRPNSATVSTATQSGRTTARAPRRTTASASRRSSSQPSRGAGSVNRPRRRLTGRRRGRPREGSGASAFQQQLDMLAYQLFLRSFLEEEDAMNGSDSDSSDFSDSWDEDYDSWEDFLEDELSDDESSDSWDGFLEVMGMFSPRDAEMWGDVEVEEDEAPRGLTKDEIAQLPSRKFTRQDAQRLASEGNENSCTICMVEYKTGNKLRRMPCAHEFHSKCVDRWLKQNGSCPVCRQQVEISVNPQTAEGQQTN; encoded by the exons ATGTCAGGTCGTGGTAGGAGACACCAGGGGCGGGACAACCCCCTGGAGTTCGTCCAACAGTGGCGGGAACGCTCGCGGCAGGAGCTGGTGACTCTGTCTGACGGACGGATGGTGACTCAGGAGGAACACCTGCAGTCCCTGGACACGGACAGGAGGGAGGAGCTGGAACAACTacgcag GGAGGCGGAATATCTCATGTACATCGGAGGGTTGCCTGAAGAGGACTTTCTACTCCTGAGACAGCAAGGCATGCTGGGAGACCGGCGGAACACAACCCCAGAAGATCTAGAAGCCAGAAGGCTGCAACTCAGGACCACCAACCTGCCTGCTGCCAATCAATCACCAGGCAATCACtcagcagccaatcagcatgCACCTAATCATccagcagccaatcagcacaCACCTGCTCAAccagcagccaatcagcacaTAGCCACTCAACCAGCAACTAATCAGCATGCAG CTACCCAGCAAGCTCCAGTCAATAGAATGCAGTTGAGACCCAGACAGACTACCCAACAGTCATCCCCGAGGGAGGGCGGCCACAGTAGCGGTCGGGACAGCGGGCGACAACAGAGACTGACGGGACTGAGGGGGGCGGCAGCGCGCAGACGGAACAACCGACCAGCTTCAGCTAGACCCAGCAATAACACCAGtgatacag GTAATGATGCGTCAGAGGAAGCATCCACCAGCAGCACAACCAGCGCCACCGCGGGAACTCGTCGTGGGCGCGGCCGGAGAAGACGGCCCAACTCCGCCACGGTCAGCACCGCCACTCAGTCCGGTCGTACAACCGCACGGGCTCCACGCCGAACAACCGCCTCCGCAAGTCGGCGGTCAAGCTCCCAGCCCAGCCGAGGAGCCGGGTCCGTAAACCGCCCCAGACGCCGCCTCACGGGCCGCCGGCGGGGGAGACCGCGGGAAGGCTCGGGAGCGTCCGCCTTCCAACAGCAGCTGGACATGCTGGCGTATCAGCTGTTTCTGCGGTCGTTTCTCGAAGAAGAGGACGCCATGAACGGCTCGGACTCTGACTCCTCGGACTTTAGCGACTCCTGGGATGAGGACTATGACTCATGGGAAGACTTTTTAGAAGACGAGCTCTCAGATGATGAGTCGAGTGACTCTTGGGACGGGTTTCTAGAAGTGATGGGGATGTTTTCTCCCCGTGACGCGGAAATGTGGGGTGATGTAGAGGTTGAAGAGGATGAGGCACCGCGTGGACTGACCAAAGACGAGATCGCCCAGCTACCGAGTCGGAAGTTCACGCGACAGGACGCGCAGCGCCTAGCCAGCGAGGGGAACGAAAACTCCTGTACAATCTGTATGGTAGAGTACAAGACGGGAAACAAACTCCGGAGGATGCCGTGTGCTCACGAGTTCCACTCTAAGTGCGTGGATAGATGGTTAAAACAGAACGGTTCGTGCCCGGTGTGCAGGCAACAAGTGGAGATCAGTGTTAACCCCCAGACTGCCGAGGGCCAGCAAACCAACTGA